The window CGGTGACCTTGAAGAGCTGCGAGGAATACGCGAGCGGTTGGATGGTGCCATTCCGACCGACGAGATTAATCTGGATCTTTTCGGGGTAGAGGAAGCCGCGGAAAAAGGCTTCGATACGGAACTTGAGGTTGGTGTTGTTCCAGATCGCCTTGTCCCGGTCAAATGCGATGGCGCGATACTCGCTATAGCTTAGTTTAGCAGCAACGTCAGGGATCTGGCGGTCGAGCGGCTGAAAGGGCCGCATGCTCAAGGCCTGAGCCTGTTTCTCGATCTCCTCAAAGGTGTTGGTTTGGGCGTGTGCGGCGGAAACGGCAAGGGTGGCTACGGCCCCCAGGGCGAAAAGGAATCTCACAACGAGGGGACGTTGCGGGGAATCCCGGCGGGAAACAAGGAGATTTCCGGGCGGTTTGTACTGAGACATTCATCAGGGATGTTTCATACTGCCTGGAATTCAGACTCGCACTCGCGGCATAGCCAGGCATCTTGTCGGCCATGAAGATCTACACCCGCACGGGAGACGACGGGACGACAGGAATCATCGGCGGCGGGCGCCTTTCCAAAGCTGACCTGCTCATCGAGGTGATCGGCGAGGTGGATGAACTTAACGCCTCACTCGGCGTTGCCCGCCTCGCGGTACTCTCCGGCGCCTCGCAACAGATCCTGCCACGTCTTCAGGACCTGCTGTTTCAAGTGGCGGCGGTGCTGGCCGATCCCAAGGGCGTTTTCGGGATGCACGTCGGGGAGGAAAACGTCTCCTCGATGGAGGAGGAAATGGATCGCCTCACGGCGGAACTGCCGGAATTGCGGAACTTTGTCCTGCCCGGTGGCAGCGCCGGAGCCGCACAACTGCATCTCTGCCGGACGGTATGTCGGCGGGCGGAGCGGCGGATAGCGCAACTTGCCCACGATCATCCTGTTCCTCCCGTGCTTCTTCACCTGATCAACCGTCTCTCGGACCTGCTCTTTACTCTGGCCCGGTACGAAAACAAAGTCGCGGGCACCGACGAAATCCTCTGGTCGGCGAAGTAAAGTCCGGGGCAGACTTGGAGCATGTCTGAGAAGCGCTGCCCCTGGTGTCTGGGTTCCGAGATTTACGAAGCCTACCATGATGAGGAATGGGGCGTCCCGGTACGGGACGATCTCGCGCTCTTTGAAATGCTCAACCTCGAGGGTGCGCAGGCGGGGCTTAGCTGGATCACCGTGCTGAAGAAGCGCGACACCTACCGCAAGGCATTTCACAATTTCGATCCCAAGCGGATCGTCAAATACACCGATCAGGATATCGCCCGCCTCATGGCCGATCCCGGGATCGTACGCAATCGGCTGAAGATTTATGCGGTGATCGAGAATGCGCGGCTCTATCTGGAGATGCAGAAGCAGGGCGTTTCCTTTAGCGAATACCTCTGGAGCTTTGTGGGAAACAAGCCGATCCAGAACAAGCTCGAGAGCCTGCGCGATGTCCAGCCAAGCACGCCAGAGTCCGATGCGATGAGCAAGGATCTGAAGAAACGGGGATTCAAATTCGTCGGAAGCACGATCTGCTACGCTTTCATGCAGGCGGTCGGCATGGTGAATGACCATTTGGTGACCTGTCCGCGCTACAAGCAGGTGGCAAAACTCAGCTAAACGCAGGGCTGGTCGCAGTCGAAGAGGTAACGATAGGAGCTTTCGTGCGCGGTTCTCGCAGGCCGGCAGGATGCCGGCCCTACGGGAATCCAAAGTGGCCAAGGCGGTTATTTGCCGGACTGTAATCGGGCGGCCTTTTCGATCAGAGTGAGAAACTCTGCGCGATAGCTGCCCGGGTCTTCGCCGAGGTTACGGCGTGCGATCTTCTGGATTTCGCTCCAGGAGAGGTCTCCTGCGTAGGGCGAGTTCCGCAGCTTCATGCCGAAGGCGGCTACGGCGGCGGCGAATTGGAGGTCCGCGCTCGCTTCGTCGAAAGCCACGGGCGTGTTTTTCACGGGTACTTCGATAAGCTTGCTCGTGTCGCCATCCGGGGCTTTGTAGCGGAGCTTGACCGTCAGCAGGTCGCCGGAGCTTTTTCTGTCGATCTCCGCAGCCGGTGCCGGTTCGGAGTATTTCAAGGGATCGACGCTCGGGCGGTTGGGCAGGGGCTGGCCCGCGGGCACCACTTCATACAGAGCGGTGACGGTATGACCTGCTCCGATCTCGCCCGCGTCCTTGCGGTCGTCGTTGAAGTCCTCCTTTGCGAGGATGCGGTTCTCGTACCCGATGAGCCGGTATCCGGCGACCTGGGCGGGGTTGAACTCGACCTGCACCTTCACATCCTTGGCGATGGTGAAGAGGGTGGAGTTCATCTGCTCCACGAGCACCTTGCGGCCTTCGGCGAAGGAATCGATGTAGGCGTAGTTGCCGTTTCCCTTGTCCGCGAGCTTCTCCATGGTGGAGTCCTTCAGATTGCCCTCGCCGAAGCCGAGGACGGAAAGAAAGACGCCCGAGGCGCGTTCTCGCTCGATGAGGTCGGTCAGGTCGCTCTGGTTGGTCACGCCGACATTGAAATCGCCATCCGTGCAGAGGATCACGCGATTGTTTCCTCCCTTGAGGAAGTTCTCGCGGGCCGTCTGGTAGGCGAGGGTGATGCCCTGCGCGCCATTGGTCGAGCCGCCAGCCTCCAGATTGTCGAGCGCCTCCAGGATGCGTGTCTTGTCCTTGCCCGGGGTGGAAGGCAATACGAGTCCGCTCGATCCAGCGTAGACCACGATGGCCACGCGGTCATCCGGTGCGAGGTTTTGCACCAGGGCCTTCAGGCTGCGCTTGAGGAGCGGCAGCTTGTTCGCCGGCTGCATGGAGCCCGACACGTCGATGAGGAAGACAAGGTTGGCTGGGCCGCGGTCGCCCTTGGCGATTTCCTGCCCTTTCAAGGCGATGCGGACGAGGTCATGCTGCGGAGCCCACGGAGCCTTGCTCACTTCCACGTTGACCGAGAACGGCTGGCCGTTGGTCGGCTGCGGATAATCGTAGCCGAAGTAATTCACCAGTTCCTCGATGCGCACGGCCCCGGCAGGAGGCAGTTGCTCGCTCTGGAGGAACCGGCGGACATTGGCGTAGCTCGCCGTATCCACATCGATCGAGAAGGTCGACAGCTCGTTGCCCTTGGTCTCGCGGAAGGGATTGTCCGCGATGGCGTCGTAGGTTTCGGTGTTGAACATCCCTCGCGCCTCGTTGATTGCCCGATCCCTGTACCGATCTTCATCCCTGACAGTCCCGGCTCGAGCGTCCAGTTGGTCTCTCGCCGCCCCTCGCGTCGCGGGAGCCTGAGAGGCAAAAAGACGCCCCACCAGTGGAACATTTCCGCTGACGATTTCCTTCGTCTTCTCAAGGTTGCCAGGTGCAGCTGTCATCGTTGCGGTTGGAACTGAGGGTGCCATCGATATTGTCACTGCAGCCGAAGCGGAGCCGTCGGCGAGGAGCTTTTTGCTGTTTTGCTCAAGTTCCTGAACCGGCAGATTATTGGCACTCAGTGCCATGGCGAGCGAATCACTCTTTGTCTGTTCCGCTGGCGTATCGGTCGCGGGAACTGTTTTGGCGACGTCGCCGAGAGCGGGGGGAGTGGCGGCTGCCGCCACCATCGTTTGCGGCTTTTCCGCGGCAACCTGGACCTCCTCGGCCTTTCTTTCCCGCCGAGCCTCAAGCTGGGCCAGCATGGCTGGCGAAGGTTTGGAAAGCGAAGCCGTAATGGCAGGCAGACTCATTGTTGCCAGGATGATTCCTCCCATGACCAGCGCGGCATAGGCGAGGACCCTTTGCACGGTCTGGCGTTGCTTCCTGTTCGTGCATTCGATGGCGCAGGCATTGCGCAGGTTCTCGCGCTGGCGATCCGTCAGGGTGTCCTCATCCCTGGGCAGCCCGGCCAGCCGGTCGCTCATTGCGATGGTCTGCTCCAGTTCGTGCTGGAGTTCCTCGCTGGCGGCGAGTTCGCGCTCGAATTCCTCGCAGTCTTTGCCGTGGAGTTCGCCGAGGGCGTATTGGGTGATGCGGAAATCTTCGGTTTTCATGATACGGCCTCCGTGTTTTCGCGGTTCCAGAGTTTGCGGAGGGTTTGGATCGCGGTGTGGAGTTGGACGCCCACGTTGGAAATGCTCATGCGGGTGGCCTCGCTCATTTCCTTGTAGCTGAGCCCGGCGTCGAATTTCAGTTGGATGAGCTCGCGTTGCTGGGGCGGGAGTTGGGAGACGAGTTTCTTGAGGAGCACCCCATCCTCGTTGGCCGAGACCTCGGCGGCGGGAGAGGGGGAATCCGACGGCTGCTCTTCGCTGAGCGCCCCATCCGGGAAGCGCAGAACCTTTCGCTGATGATCGAGCGCGCAGTTGCGGCAGACGAAGAACAGCCAGGGGGCGAGGCGTTTTTCCAGCGCTCGCACGTCCTGTCTGCTCAGGCGCAGAAATGTCTCCTGCACCGCATCGCGGGCGGATTCCAGGTCACCCGTTATGCCCTTGGCATAGCTGATGAGGGGGCGTTCGTAGCGCTCCAGAGCGTGGTCGATGATTTCTTCCGGAGACATGGGTTTCTATCCGGTCAACGCACGAGCCGGATTTTTCTTAATGCCTTTTTGGAAAAAATTCGCGCCGGGTCAACGCCGGAGGCGTCGCATGACCTTGCTCCCGACGGCATTCCAGGCGGAGGAAACTTCCTCAACCCGGAATATCAGGCAGACGAGGACGTAGCCTGCGGCCGCCAGCGCGATCAGGGACATGATGGAGGCGATTTTGATGAGGAGATGCGGCGAGTAAATCCACTCGTGTCCGTAATGCACGCCTGCCCACGCCAACGCCCCGAGTGCCGCCGAGGCAAGGCCACAGCGAATGAGCGTCGAAATCATCCGGGTGGTATGCAGCGTACCTGCCTCCCTGTGCATCAGGAGGTAGAGTGTGCCGAAGTTCAGCGTGGCCGCGATTGTCGTGGAAAGTGCGAGCCCCTTGTGGCCGAACTTCCAATGAACGATGAACAAATAGTTAAGAAAGGCATTCACTCCGATGGACGCAAAACTCACTATCATGGGAGTCCACTTCCGGTCGATGGCGTAAAAGGCTGGAGAAAGCACCTTGATGCAGGAATAAGCCACCAATCCCATCGCGTAGAACTGAAGCGCGATGGCCGTCTGAAGGGTGTCGTAATGATGAAACTGGCCGCGCTCGTAGATGAGCCCGATGATTGGCTCTGCGAGGAAATAAAGCCCGACTGCTGAAGGAAGGGTGAGGAAGATCGCGAGCCGCATGGCCTTGCCGAGGGTGGGGCCGAACTCTGAGCGATCCTCGTGTGCTGCGATGCGTGCGATGACAGGGAGAGTGATCGTCGCCACGGCCACTCCGAAAATGCCAATCGGCAGCTGCATGAAACGAAATGCAAAGTTCAGCCATGCCACGGCGCCTGTACTGACCTTCGTAGCAAAGCCGGTATTGATCATGACATTGATCTGCACCGCGCTGGCCGCGATCACGGAGGGAACCATGAGGACGAGGATGCTGCGAATGCCCGGGTCCCGCCACCTGAAGTCTGGCTTGAAGCGGAACCCTACTGCTTTGAGACTCGGAAACTGGATGACGAGTTGAAGAAACCCTCCAATCAAAGTGCCGATGGCGAGGCCGATCAGGGCTGTTTCGCCAAATTTCGGGTCGAGCATCCACCCCAAAACGACACCACCAACAATGGAGCCGATATTGAAAAAGCTCGATGCCATGGCAGGAACGCCGAAGACGTTTTTTGCATTCAGCATTCCCATGACCAAGGCAGCCAGGGAAACGAGCAGAATGAAAGGATACATGACCTGGGTGAGCAGAACCGTGAGATGCCGATCTGCCTGGTTCAGACCCGGAGCCAGCAGCCAGATAAATTGATCGGCAAAGACAATACCTAGGATGCTGACAATGCTCATAAAGATGACGGCGATTGTCATCATTTTGCCAGCCAGTTCCCACGCAGACTTATCGCCCTCGCGTTCGATCTTCTTGGAAAATACCGTAATGAAGGCGGTCGATAGAGCTCCTTCGGCGAAGAGGTCGCGGAGGAGGTTGGGAGCCCGGAATGCGATGGTGAAGATACCCATCAAAGTGGTCCCGAACAGACCGGCAAAAAGCATCTCGCGGATCAGCCCGAGCACCCGCGAGCACATGACGGCGACGGCAACGACACCGCTCGCCTTCGTATTGAGCTTGTTACTCACGCGCGGCAGCCTTGCGTAAACGCTCCATGATCGCAACGCCCAAACCCTCCTCGGGGACGGAATCAGCGACGATCAAATCGAGGCCGGCTTCATCGAGCCGACGCATGGCGGCGTAGAGATTGGTTGCGGCCTCCTCGAGGTTGACGGATTCGCTCAGCCGCTCGACATGGGCATATCCTTCGCCGGCGGAATCCCAGGCGAGCAGGCCATGACGGGGGCCGGGCACGACAGGGCCGAAGACCAGCGGGGTACGCGGAGCGTAGTGACTCTTGAGCGTACCGGGAGCACTCACCTCGGTATTACCTGAGACGAGCGGACCAAAGGCGGCCAACTGTCGATCTGTGATCGGGCCGTGGCGCAAAATGCGCAGTCCATCCTCCTGCACGAGAACGATGGTGGACTCGACGCCGTGATTGCATGGACCGCCGTCGACGATGAGGCGGATGCGGCCATTGAGTTCGGAAAGCACGTGTTCAGGCGCGGTCGGGCTGATGCGGCCAAAGCGGTTGGCGCTTGGCGCGGCGATGGGGCGGCCAAATTCCTCGGCGACCTCCTGGAAGACCGGGTGCGCGCTCCAGCGAATCGCCACGGTATCCTGCCCGGCCGTTACGAGATCGGGAACGATGGCCGTGCGCGGTAGTACGAGAGTGAGAGGCCCCGGCCAGAAGGCGTCGGCCAGAGCCTGGGCTATGGGCGAAAGAACGGCGATGCGATCCGCCCACGCCCGATTCGGCAGATGAACGATCAGCGGGTCGTAAAGCGGGCGGTCCTTGGCTTGGAAGACCTTGGCGCAGGCGAGGGGCGCGAGCGCGTCGCAGCCCAACCCGTAAACGGTTTCGGTGGGCAGGGCGACGAGTTCGCCTCGATTGAGCAGGTCCACCGCCTCGGCAATGGCGGTCGGACCACTGTGGATGCGCGTGATAATCAAGGCTCGAGCGTGCTTCCGAGGACTGCGTCGGTCTGATCCTGGCGAAATTTTTCCAACCTCGCATCCAGTTCGGGAAATTCGCGTGCCAGTTGGGCCACGGCAAAGAGTGCGGCGTTCTTAGCCCCGGCGACGCCGATGGCAAAGGTCGCGACGGGAATACCCGCGGGCATCTGCACGATAGAGAGCAGGGAATCCATTCCGCTCAAGGCCTTGCTTTGTACCGGCACTCCAAGCACCGGAATGATCGTATGCGCTGCGAGCATCCCGGGCAGATGGGCCGCACCGCCTGCACCGGCAATGATGGCGCGGAGGCCACGCTCCTTGGCGGTCTTGGCGTAGTCAACCAGCAAATCCGGGGTACGGTGGGCGGAAACCACTCGGGATTCGTGCGCCACTCCAAAGCTCTCCAGAATCAGTGAAGCTTCCTTTAAAGTCGCCCAATCGGACGTACTTCCCATCACAACTCCAATTAATGGCGCGCTTTGGCCCAAAGATTGCTGCATATTTTGACGAAATTGTTGCCAAGTGCCGTTTGACGCACCCTGATGCCGGGCCATTATGCGCCACGGAGCAGGGACTTCACCCGGATTGGCTCGTAATTAGCAGACGTATATGGCCAGAGGAACAGTAAAGTGGTTTAACGAGAAGAAGGGCTTCGGGTTCATTGTGGACCCCGCAGTCAACGGAGACATCTTCGTGCACTTCTCGGTGATTCAGACAAAGGGATTCCGCACACTTAAGGAAGGGGAGGAAGTCGAATACGAACTTTACGAAGATCAAAAAGGTTCACGCGCCAAGAACGTTGTGAGAGTCTAGTGGGGTGCTACCCAACATTGTCTTGATCGGTTTCATGGGCTGCGGAAAGTCCTCTGTAGGTCGTCGTCTCGCCGGCCTGACGGGACATCGCTTCCTTGATACCGACGACTTGATCGCGCAGGCAGAGGGGCGATCAATACCGGAAATCTTTGCCGCTGAGGGAGAAGCATATTTTCGCGACGTCGAGCACAGGGTGCTTTCGGAGCAGGTGGGTATCTGCGGTCTGGTTTTGTCTACGGGTGGCGGTCTGGTTTTGCGCCCCGAGAACCGCGAAATTCTGCGCCGCCTCGGTGTGGTGGCGTGGCTGGATGCAGACCGCGAGGCATTGTTTGAGCGCGCGACCCGCACCGGCAAGCGCCCCTTGCTCCAAACCGACAACCCTCGCGAAACCTTTTTTCGTCTGCTCGATGAACGCCTTTCCGTTTACCAGGAAGTGGCCGATTTTCGGGTGGATTCCACCAACCTTTCGCACGATGAAGCTGCTCAGAGCCTCTTGGATGGGGCATTGCGAGAGGGGCGACGTTTTGAATATTGACGCTACTCGGCTCTAGCGTGTCTATTAAAGGTACTTATTTTACGCACCCAAACATCATACAAAAACACACATGGCAACAATCGGCATTAATGGATTCGGACGCATCGGACGTCTCGTCTTTCGGGCAATCGTGGAACAGGGCCTTCTTGAGAAGGGCTTCAAAGTCGTAGCCGTCAACGACCTCGTGCCGGCAGACAACCTCGCTTACCTGGTCAAGTACGACTCCATCCAGGGCGGGTTCAAGGGCGAAGTTTACAGCGAAAAGTCCAGCGAGTCCCTCGCTGAGGACGACACGCTCGTGGTCAACGGCCACAAGATCAAGTGCCTCGCCGTCAAGGAAGGCCCGGCTGCTCTCCCGTGGAAAGACCTCGGCGTGGACATCGTGATCGAGTCGACCGGTCTCTTCACCGACGCGGCGAAGGCCAAGGGTCACCTCGACGCAGGCGCCAAGAAGGTCATCATCTCGGCTCCGGCCAAGGGTGAAGACATCACCATCGTCGTCGGCGTGAACAACGAGAAGTACGACGCCAGCCAGCACAACATCATCTCCAACGCGAGCTGCACGACGAACTGTCTCGCCCCGGTCGTCCACGTCCTCCTCAAGGAAGGCTTTGGCATCGAGGAAGGTCTCATGACCACCGTGCACAGCTACACCGCCACCCAGAAGACGGTGGACGGTCCTTCCCGCAAGGATTGGAAGGGTGGCCGCAGCGCTGCGATCAACATCATCCCGAGCACGACCGGCGCCGCCAAGGCTGTCGCCCTCGTCTGCCCGGAGGTCAAGGGCAAGCTCACGGGCATGTCCTTCCGCGTTCCCACGCCGACCGTTTCCGTCGTCGACCTCACCGTCAAGACCACGAAGCAGACCAGCTACAAGGAAATCTGCGAGGCCATGAAGAAGGCCAGCGAGACCTACCTCAAGGGCATCCTCGGCTACACCACGGACGAGGTCGTCTCCAGCGACTTCATCCACGACACCCGCTCGAGCATCTTTGATGCGGGCAGCGGCATCGAGCTGAACAGCAACTTCTTCAAGCTCGTCAGCTGGTACGACAACGAATGGGGTTACAGCAACCGCTGCGTCGACCTGCTCAAGCAGATCGCCGGCTAAATTCTACAATGATTTGGGGCGGCCTTGAGCCGCCCCTTTTCTTTTATGGCAAAAAAATCGATTACTGACGTCTCCCTCAAAGGCCGTCGCGTGGTCATGCGTGTGGACTTCAATGTCCCGCAGGACAAGGCGACCGGCGCGATTACGAATCCGGCCCGCATCACCGCGGCCCTGCCGACCATCAACTACATCCTCGACCAGGGCGGCTCCGTCGTCCTCATGAGCCATCTCGGACGCCCCGATGGCAAGAAGGTCGAGAAATACACACTCAAGCCCGTGGCGGAGAAGCTCTCCGAACTCCTCGGCAAGCCGGTCAAGTTCCTCTCCGACTGTGTCGGACCCGAGGTGGAAAAGGCCGTGTCCGAACTCCAGCCCGGCGAAGTCGCTCTCCTGGAAAACCTCCGCTTCCATATCGAGGAAGAGGGCAAAGCCAAGAACGAAGACGGCACCTCGACGAAGGCCGATCCGGCCAAGGTCGCGGAGTTCCGCGCCTCGCTGACGAAGCTCGGCGATGTATACGCCAACGACGCCTTTGGCACCGCGCACCGCGCCCACTCCTCCGTGGTCGGAGTCGACCTGCCCGACAAGGTGGCCGGTTTCCTCATGCAGAAGGAACTCGACGCCTTCGCCGCAGTCCTCGACAACCCGAAGCGCCCGCTCCTCGCCATCCTCGGCGGAGCCAAGGTTGCCGACAAGATCCCGCTCATCCGCAACCTCCTCGACATCGCCAACGAAATCATCATCGGCGGTGGCATGGCCTACACCTTCAAGAAGGTGCTCAACAACATGGAGATCGCCAACAGCCTCTTCGACGCCGAAGGCGCGAAGATCGTTGCCGAGCTCGTGGAGAAGGCCAAGGAAAAGGGTGTGAAGATTCACCTGCCGGTCGATTTCATCGCCGCCTCCAAGTTTGACCCCGAGGCTGAGACCAAAGTCGTGACCGATGCCGAAGGCATCCCGGAAGGCTGGATGGGTCTCGATGTAGGCCCGAAGAGCAATGAGCTCTTCACCGAGGTCATCCTCGGCGCAAAGACGATCGTCTGGAACGGCCCGGCGGGCGTGTTCGAGTTTGACCGCTTCGCCGAAGGCACCAAGGCCATGGCCGCTGCCATTGCCAAGGCTACGGAAGCCGGGGCTATCTCGGTGGTCGGCGGTGGCGACACAGCCACGGCCGCCAAGAAATTCAAGGTCGTCGACAAGGTCAGCCACGCCTCGACCGGCGGTGGCGCTTCGCTCGAACTCCTCGAGGGCAAGGTCCTCCCGGGCGTTGCCAACCTGAACGACAAATAATTCCCTGAAAGTTTCCCGATCCGGCATTCCTTATGCGGAGTGCCGGTGAGGAAACGCCTTACGCATGCGCAAGAAAATCATCGCAGCCAACTGGAAGATGAACATGACCATCGGAGAAGCTGAGAGCTTCCTGAAGGACTTTCGTCTTGAGATCGAGGAAGTCACCGGAGTGGAGATCGTCATCGCACCTCCCTTCACAGCCCTGCCGAAGCTCTCCGAGCTTCTCGGCGGATCGCAGAAGGTGCGCCTCGGAGCCCAGAATTTCTATTTCGAGAAAAGCGGAGCCTATACGGGCGAGATCAGCGCGGCCATGCTGCGCGACCTCTTCGTTCGCTACGTCATCATCGGCCACAGCGAGCGTCGCCAGATCTTTGGCGAGACCGATTCCTTCATTAACAAGAAGGTGCTCGCCGCCCATGCCTCCGAGCTGAAACCCATCCTCTGCGTCGGTGAGACGTTGGAGGAGCGTGAAGCCGGCAAGGAAAAGCAGGTCCTTGAGACCCAGCTTCGCGGCGGTCTCGCGGGAGTTTCCGCTGAGCAGCTCGTCGAGACCGTGATCGCCTATGAACCCGTGTGGGCCATTGGCACTGGCAAGACGGCGACCTCCGCCCAGGCCCAGGACGCCCACGCCCACGTGCGTGCGGTGTTGGCCGAGCTCACCGATGCCGCCACGGCGGACAAGGTGCGCATCCAGTACGGTGGCAGCGTGAAGCCCGCCAATGCACTGGAGCTTCTCAGCCAGCCCGACATCGACGGCGCTCTCGTCGGCGGTGCGAGCCTGGAGGCTCGGGGCTTTGCCGAGATCGTGAAGGCCGGAGTCCCAGCCTAAGCGGCTTTACCAGTCAGCTTAACTTTTACCCAGATAGCGGGCGAAGAAGTCTGCTATCTGGGTTTCTGTTTTTTTGTCGGGAGGGAATCCATGCCCGGCATCGGGCAGGAGTATCATCTCCGACTTCGCTCCTGCTTTTTGGTAGGCTTCGTTCAATACCGTGCTTTGCGAGACGGGCACCAGACGGTCTTTTTCGCCGTGGATGAGGAGAATGGGCGGGCTGTCGGCTGTCACGTATTCCAACGGGCTGGCAGCGCGGGCCAACGCCGCCTTTTCGGCAACGGAGCCACCCAGGAGCTTTGCGACGAGGTTGTCGACGCGTGTGCGCAGGGGGAAGGGGACAATGGTCGTGAGATCGGTCGGCGGATAGAGTGCACAGATTGCCTTGAACGTGTTTTTTGGCAGTGAGGCAGATTCGCTGCCCGGGTAGGTTTGTGAGGGAGCCAGCCCAAGCAAGAGCGCAAGGTGACCTCCAGCCGAACCTCCTGCCAGGCCAATACGTTGCGGGTTGATCTGGAGTTCCTTGGCATGGGCGAGCATCCAGGCGGCTGCATCCCGGACGTCGTCGATCTGTGCGGGAAATGTCGCGGCGTTTGTGAGGCGATAATCCGGGCTGACCACGAGATATCCTGCTTTTACGAGTTCCGGGGCGAGCCAGCTGAAGTGGCGCGATCCCTGGCTCCATCCGCCACCGTGAATGCAGAGCACCGCGGGATATCCGGCCGAGGGAGGGGGAGTTGACGGGCGAAAGATATCGAGCCGCAGTTGCTGGCCGGAACGTTGGGCGAAAATTGCTTCACCGGAGTCGGCTCGCCCATTCGAAAAGCCAAGGGCGGCGACAAAAAGAACCCAAGGGAAAAACCTTCGGCAATTCATGGCGGATCATACGCCCTCCGCAGCCTTTCTTCAAGATGAAGGCTAGGGCGTAAAGACCGCGGTTATTGTTTCGCGAGCGAGTTCGCTGGCTACGCTGATGACCTCGGGTTTACCGCTGACGATTGTGATAGCGGTGCGGACATTGGGAGCGTGGAGCTCGCTTTGCCCATCGGGCCAGGTAGCGCAGGCTTGGTAGGCTCGCAAAAGATGTGCCCAGCCAAGGAGTGGCACGGGGGCGGAGGTGAACGGACCGCTCCAGCCAAATCTCGCCAGCTTGCCGCTTGCAGTCAGATTGCCATAAGGAGCCAGATCAAGGGAGAGAATCGGCTTGGGAGTACCCTTGAAAAGATGTACCTGCACTTGCCCATCCACGGCTCGGGCAAAAACTGCCTCGCAATGCAGTGTCGTGTCGGCGCGCTGCCATCGGATGCTGGCATTTTGGGAAACCTCGGCGCGAAATGGATGATCCGGCTTGGTGGCGACACATCCCGTCAGACAAAGGACGGTCAAGGCAAGGAGCGCGCGGGCGATCATGACCGGGGAACGAGTGTCAGGCGCGGACAAATCGGTACGATTCGTTGCAGGCGAACGATAAGCTGAAACAGCCAGAGCCTCCAACGCAGGCTGAAAGATTTGCCCATGTTTCCGGCGAGGACGGCATTAACAGCCGGAACTACTTCAAAGAATTCGCGTGGAGCGAGAACAGTTTCGACGAA of the Terrimicrobium sacchariphilum genome contains:
- a CDS encoding cold-shock protein, with translation MARGTVKWFNEKKGFGFIVDPAVNGDIFVHFSVIQTKGFRTLKEGEEVEYELYEDQKGSRAKNVVRV
- a CDS encoding shikimate kinase codes for the protein MLPNIVLIGFMGCGKSSVGRRLAGLTGHRFLDTDDLIAQAEGRSIPEIFAAEGEAYFRDVEHRVLSEQVGICGLVLSTGGGLVLRPENREILRRLGVVAWLDADREALFERATRTGKRPLLQTDNPRETFFRLLDERLSVYQEVADFRVDSTNLSHDEAAQSLLDGALREGRRFEY
- the gap gene encoding type I glyceraldehyde-3-phosphate dehydrogenase, which codes for MATIGINGFGRIGRLVFRAIVEQGLLEKGFKVVAVNDLVPADNLAYLVKYDSIQGGFKGEVYSEKSSESLAEDDTLVVNGHKIKCLAVKEGPAALPWKDLGVDIVIESTGLFTDAAKAKGHLDAGAKKVIISAPAKGEDITIVVGVNNEKYDASQHNIISNASCTTNCLAPVVHVLLKEGFGIEEGLMTTVHSYTATQKTVDGPSRKDWKGGRSAAINIIPSTTGAAKAVALVCPEVKGKLTGMSFRVPTPTVSVVDLTVKTTKQTSYKEICEAMKKASETYLKGILGYTTDEVVSSDFIHDTRSSIFDAGSGIELNSNFFKLVSWYDNEWGYSNRCVDLLKQIAG
- the pgk gene encoding phosphoglycerate kinase, which translates into the protein MAKKSITDVSLKGRRVVMRVDFNVPQDKATGAITNPARITAALPTINYILDQGGSVVLMSHLGRPDGKKVEKYTLKPVAEKLSELLGKPVKFLSDCVGPEVEKAVSELQPGEVALLENLRFHIEEEGKAKNEDGTSTKADPAKVAEFRASLTKLGDVYANDAFGTAHRAHSSVVGVDLPDKVAGFLMQKELDAFAAVLDNPKRPLLAILGGAKVADKIPLIRNLLDIANEIIIGGGMAYTFKKVLNNMEIANSLFDAEGAKIVAELVEKAKEKGVKIHLPVDFIAASKFDPEAETKVVTDAEGIPEGWMGLDVGPKSNELFTEVILGAKTIVWNGPAGVFEFDRFAEGTKAMAAAIAKATEAGAISVVGGGDTATAAKKFKVVDKVSHASTGGGASLELLEGKVLPGVANLNDK
- the tpiA gene encoding triose-phosphate isomerase — translated: MRKKIIAANWKMNMTIGEAESFLKDFRLEIEEVTGVEIVIAPPFTALPKLSELLGGSQKVRLGAQNFYFEKSGAYTGEISAAMLRDLFVRYVIIGHSERRQIFGETDSFINKKVLAAHASELKPILCVGETLEEREAGKEKQVLETQLRGGLAGVSAEQLVETVIAYEPVWAIGTGKTATSAQAQDAHAHVRAVLAELTDAATADKVRIQYGGSVKPANALELLSQPDIDGALVGGASLEARGFAEIVKAGVPA
- a CDS encoding alpha/beta hydrolase, encoding MNCRRFFPWVLFVAALGFSNGRADSGEAIFAQRSGQQLRLDIFRPSTPPPSAGYPAVLCIHGGGWSQGSRHFSWLAPELVKAGYLVVSPDYRLTNAATFPAQIDDVRDAAAWMLAHAKELQINPQRIGLAGGSAGGHLALLLGLAPSQTYPGSESASLPKNTFKAICALYPPTDLTTIVPFPLRTRVDNLVAKLLGGSVAEKAALARAASPLEYVTADSPPILLIHGEKDRLVPVSQSTVLNEAYQKAGAKSEMILLPDAGHGFPPDKKTETQIADFFARYLGKS